The following coding sequences are from one Granulicella sp. L56 window:
- a CDS encoding response regulator transcription factor, whose protein sequence is MHKIRLLLLDDHILFREGLTRLLATEEEFEIVAQCGTTSEAVNLLESHAIDLVLLDFDLGYDTGLCFISSAAAARSTSKILLVTAGLSAADSEMVWNQGISGVFLKHGSPATLLQAIRAVAAGRKWIDLKVAPPSPTQSRLDEPKVGEILTSREQQVLRCVFEGLINKQIAARIGISQSSVKATLQHLFEKTGVRTRSQLVRFAIERSLETDKR, encoded by the coding sequence ATGCATAAAATTCGTCTCTTGCTATTAGACGACCATATCTTGTTCCGCGAGGGTCTAACGCGGCTCTTGGCAACGGAAGAGGAGTTCGAAATTGTTGCGCAGTGTGGGACAACCTCGGAAGCAGTCAATCTGCTTGAAAGCCATGCAATTGACTTGGTATTGCTGGATTTTGATCTTGGCTACGACACAGGCTTGTGCTTCATATCTTCGGCAGCGGCGGCAAGAAGTACGAGCAAGATTTTACTCGTCACTGCAGGTCTTAGCGCGGCCGATTCTGAGATGGTATGGAATCAAGGCATTTCTGGAGTCTTTCTTAAACACGGTTCTCCTGCCACACTTCTCCAGGCAATTCGCGCTGTCGCCGCCGGCCGCAAATGGATCGATCTCAAGGTGGCTCCGCCTTCTCCCACTCAATCGCGCTTGGATGAACCAAAAGTTGGAGAGATACTAACCTCTCGTGAGCAACAGGTGTTGCGATGTGTGTTTGAAGGCCTCATTAACAAGCAGATCGCCGCTCGAATTGGAATCTCACAGAGTTCGGTCAAGGCTACCCTGCAACACCTATTTGAAAAAACGGGAGTGCGAACTCGCAGCCAACTTGTTCGTTTCGCCATTGAAAGGTCACTGGAGACCGACAAGAGATAG
- a CDS encoding rhodanese-like domain-containing protein translates to MLKKFVVLAMMSAAAFAQEAPKPAVEAHAGHRAPSKAKKLTNAEFDAYLAHPDKVLLIDVRRPDEVSTLGGFPVYLSIQLKDLKNHLGEIPKDREIITVSNHSGRAGYAADLLESNGFKVLGAVGADIYQKDGGTLAVKFPIPAPHANAGADGTATKASAGEGSNN, encoded by the coding sequence ATGCTCAAGAAATTTGTTGTACTCGCGATGATGTCTGCAGCCGCCTTTGCGCAGGAAGCGCCAAAGCCTGCGGTGGAAGCTCATGCAGGTCACCGCGCGCCGAGCAAAGCAAAAAAGCTAACGAACGCGGAATTTGACGCCTATCTTGCACATCCAGACAAGGTTTTATTGATCGATGTACGTCGGCCAGATGAGGTTTCAACGCTCGGTGGCTTTCCTGTATACCTCAGCATTCAATTGAAGGACCTGAAGAATCATCTTGGCGAAATTCCAAAGGACCGAGAAATCATCACGGTTTCGAATCATTCAGGCCGTGCAGGTTATGCGGCTGATCTATTGGAAAGTAATGGCTTCAAGGTGCTGGGAGCAGTGGGTGCGGATATCTATCAAAAAGATGGCGGCACTCTCGCTGTGAAGTTCCCGATTCCTGCGCCCCATGCAAATGCCGGTGCGGATGGTACTGCGACTAAGGCTTCGGCTGGCGAAGGGAGCAACAACTAA
- a CDS encoding heme-binding protein, whose amino-acid sequence MTSFNLKRFRNLINAPLIIVAFLAGTAISRAQTLVTQKALSVDAALAVAHGALDKCHADGYHVSLSVLDNSGLVKAQIRGDETGPHTLEHSRRKAYTALTFKRSSAETARAWASAKTPHPEIEGTVGAAGGLPIKAGNQVIGAIGVSGAPGGEKDEACAAAGIAKIAVLLK is encoded by the coding sequence ATGACAAGCTTTAACCTGAAGCGATTTCGTAACCTTATCAACGCACCGCTCATTATTGTGGCATTCCTTGCTGGCACTGCCATCAGTAGAGCACAAACGCTTGTAACTCAAAAAGCACTCTCTGTGGACGCGGCACTAGCGGTGGCCCATGGAGCCCTGGATAAGTGCCACGCTGATGGATATCACGTGAGCTTATCGGTGTTGGATAACAGCGGCTTAGTTAAAGCTCAGATACGTGGGGATGAAACCGGTCCCCATACCCTGGAGCATAGCCGACGCAAAGCATATACAGCTCTTACCTTCAAGCGTAGTTCTGCCGAAACTGCAAGGGCTTGGGCCTCGGCGAAAACTCCGCACCCGGAGATTGAAGGGACTGTTGGTGCGGCTGGTGGCCTTCCGATTAAGGCAGGTAATCAAGTGATTGGAGCGATCGGAGTAAGTGGAGCTCCTGGAGGAGAAAAAGATGAGGCATGTGCAGCGGCGGGAATTGCAAAAATCGCTGTCTTGTTAAAGTAA
- a CDS encoding TonB-dependent receptor — protein MFKHILMALGILAGATYMSAQVATNAIVVGTVTDSSQGIIANASVTLTHLATAAITKVTTNSNGQYRTPPLRIGVYSVAIESKGFKQFRESGVILDIGAVRQLDAVLEPGQVFESVDVQANPEGLLQSSDSTVGTVITNQQIAALPLNGGGSGRDYLQLATLSSGTTPALGTSGGIGIGGQAGSQVAFLLDGLDNNNQQISTGHSGQKEIIKPSVDAIEEFKVVTNGYSAEYGRSSSGVVSVQLKSGTNAVHGSVFEFLRNDATDARNYFAQQALPYKQNDFGGTIGGPIRRDRIFAFGDIEFFRLRQQIPTYSLVPTAAQRSGSFSTTIYDPTTYSASTKTRTAFLGNQIPSGRFDTISQRVLNYFPQANFSAPGNSYNYLYNSPEPSNNYRWDIRSDQILNSKQSLYERFSSQQVNNGLVAPLPPLDGQNYTGSGSQTTNSLSFVVGYNTAWSPTVLASVRSGWNFLYWHNFLPNQTLTSIGISGVETVYPGFSQIAVTNYATLGVSNVPNIDSSEDRQIAGDITWNRGRHALKFGWQEFWLQTNFNSSQRSSGIFNFNGEYTSKSGGSGTADQAFADFLLGTSSKEQLSSIALLNFRTPYTHLFVQDDWKVNRNLTLNLGLRYEISPPPVDKHNAIANFDMDTDPDKPQLVQAGSKGNSIPDRALQNVSYTGVAPRAGFAYSLPDKKTVIRGGYGIFYSNLITLGGMQSLEINPPNSLPRVTISPNATIPTNYLAAGFPEGTLSFTNGKNVELASYDRRAKVPTDQQWNLNVQHELPFGILTEVGYYANKFDHNWWQVDGNPAAPTPTSLLPPSGINGYRAFTSTTIPVAGSPIITLADVIRIRKEGWSQYNGLQLKAEKRYADGLTFIASYAFSKTIGIGDISGIQNQSNINAEQAVTSTDMRHHFVGSTVYPLPFGRGRHFGSSWNKWVDGALGGWSVTPIVTLSSGTPLNLTEAANPSNTGGTADRPNVIGRWKLNKPSPREWFNTSAFSANPSGTYGNAGRNLLISPGTVNIDAGIHKTLVISERLTAQLRFESFNATNTPHFGSPGLDVGASKAFGIITTAGAPRENQLAIKFLF, from the coding sequence ATGTTCAAGCACATATTAATGGCGTTAGGGATATTGGCAGGGGCGACCTATATGTCGGCTCAAGTCGCGACGAACGCCATTGTTGTAGGTACAGTCACGGATTCTTCCCAGGGAATCATTGCAAATGCAAGTGTGACACTGACTCATCTCGCTACCGCCGCCATAACTAAGGTGACTACGAACAGTAACGGACAGTATCGAACGCCCCCCTTACGCATCGGCGTATATAGCGTTGCTATTGAAAGCAAAGGATTCAAGCAATTTAGAGAATCGGGAGTGATCCTGGATATTGGCGCGGTCCGTCAACTTGATGCTGTACTAGAACCAGGACAAGTCTTCGAATCTGTGGATGTCCAGGCAAATCCAGAAGGTCTACTTCAGAGCTCCGACTCAACAGTCGGAACGGTTATCACGAATCAGCAGATTGCTGCCCTACCCCTTAATGGGGGGGGCAGTGGACGTGATTATCTTCAGTTGGCAACCCTTTCCTCCGGCACTACGCCAGCGCTTGGTACAAGCGGAGGAATTGGAATAGGTGGTCAGGCTGGAAGCCAGGTGGCCTTCCTGTTGGACGGGCTTGACAACAATAACCAACAGATCTCGACAGGTCATAGCGGTCAAAAAGAGATTATCAAGCCGTCGGTCGATGCCATCGAGGAGTTCAAAGTGGTGACAAACGGTTATTCGGCCGAGTATGGGCGTTCCTCCTCAGGTGTCGTTAGCGTGCAGTTGAAGTCTGGCACCAACGCAGTCCATGGGAGTGTCTTCGAGTTTCTACGCAATGATGCAACCGATGCACGCAATTATTTTGCCCAGCAGGCACTTCCATACAAGCAAAATGATTTTGGCGGGACTATCGGTGGGCCGATTCGCAGGGATCGCATCTTTGCTTTTGGGGATATCGAGTTCTTTCGTCTCAGACAGCAGATTCCGACCTATAGTCTGGTTCCCACGGCGGCGCAACGGAGCGGTAGTTTTTCAACGACCATCTACGATCCAACAACCTATAGCGCTTCCACTAAAACCCGCACAGCCTTTTTGGGAAATCAGATCCCTTCTGGCCGGTTCGATACAATCTCTCAGAGAGTGTTGAACTATTTTCCTCAAGCTAACTTTAGTGCGCCTGGCAACTCGTACAACTATCTGTACAACAGTCCTGAGCCTTCTAATAACTATCGATGGGATATTCGCTCTGATCAGATATTAAACAGCAAACAGAGCCTGTACGAGCGATTCAGTTCGCAACAGGTGAATAATGGCCTTGTTGCGCCTTTACCTCCATTGGATGGCCAGAACTATACTGGATCCGGTTCGCAAACCACAAACAGTCTCAGCTTTGTAGTCGGCTACAACACTGCGTGGTCGCCTACAGTATTGGCCTCCGTACGGAGCGGTTGGAATTTTCTCTACTGGCATAACTTCCTTCCCAATCAGACGCTGACCTCGATAGGAATTTCGGGTGTTGAGACGGTCTACCCAGGGTTTTCGCAAATTGCGGTTACAAATTATGCAACCCTTGGTGTGAGCAATGTTCCGAATATCGACTCCAGCGAAGATCGTCAAATTGCCGGCGACATTACTTGGAACCGCGGACGCCATGCTCTAAAGTTTGGATGGCAGGAATTCTGGTTGCAGACCAATTTCAACAGCTCTCAGAGATCCAGCGGCATTTTCAATTTCAATGGAGAGTACACATCTAAATCGGGAGGATCGGGCACCGCGGATCAGGCATTTGCTGATTTCCTTCTCGGTACATCTTCCAAGGAGCAATTATCTAGTATTGCTCTCCTGAATTTCCGCACTCCATATACTCACTTATTTGTTCAGGATGATTGGAAGGTAAATCGAAATCTAACCCTAAATCTGGGGTTGCGCTACGAAATCAGTCCCCCTCCAGTAGATAAGCACAATGCGATCGCCAACTTCGATATGGATACTGATCCTGACAAGCCGCAACTTGTCCAGGCAGGTTCGAAGGGGAACAGTATTCCAGACCGCGCACTTCAGAATGTGAGCTACACCGGCGTGGCTCCGCGTGCCGGGTTTGCATACAGTCTTCCAGACAAAAAAACTGTTATTCGTGGCGGATACGGCATCTTTTACTCTAATCTCATCACGCTCGGCGGAATGCAGTCCCTCGAAATCAATCCTCCAAATAGCCTGCCCCGCGTGACCATCTCTCCGAATGCAACCATTCCCACTAATTACCTGGCAGCCGGATTTCCGGAGGGCACGCTTTCTTTTACAAATGGAAAAAATGTTGAATTAGCTTCCTATGATCGTCGTGCCAAGGTTCCCACAGATCAACAGTGGAATCTTAATGTCCAACACGAGTTACCATTTGGGATTCTTACGGAGGTAGGATACTATGCGAACAAATTTGACCATAACTGGTGGCAGGTCGATGGTAATCCAGCAGCACCCACGCCAACTTCATTGCTTCCTCCATCTGGTATCAACGGATATCGAGCTTTCACTTCTACTACAATTCCGGTAGCCGGTAGCCCTATCATCACTCTGGCAGATGTTATTCGAATTAGGAAGGAAGGATGGAGTCAGTACAATGGGCTACAGTTAAAAGCTGAAAAGCGTTATGCCGACGGCCTTACATTCATTGCATCCTACGCCTTTTCAAAGACGATTGGTATCGGTGACATTAGTGGGATTCAAAACCAGTCCAATATTAATGCTGAACAAGCCGTGACGAGCACAGATATGCGACATCACTTCGTTGGCAGTACGGTTTATCCGCTTCCATTTGGCCGAGGTAGACATTTCGGCAGCAGTTGGAACAAATGGGTTGATGGGGCACTTGGTGGTTGGAGTGTGACTCCAATTGTGACGTTGAGTTCGGGCACGCCGCTAAATCTGACCGAGGCTGCTAACCCGTCGAATACCGGTGGAACTGCGGATCGTCCTAATGTTATCGGTAGATGGAAGCTTAACAAGCCCTCACCACGCGAATGGTTCAACACGAGTGCCTTTTCGGCAAATCCGTCGGGTACCTATGGAAATGCTGGCCGTAACCTTCTGATATCTCCGGGCACGGTAAACATTGACGCTGGCATCCACAAGACCCTTGTCATCAGCGAGCGTCTCACGGCGCAGTTGCGATTCGAGTCGTTCAATGCGACTAATACACCGCACTTTGGATCTCCTGGATTGGACGTAGGAGCGTCCAAGGCATTTGGAATCATTACGACTGCCGGAGCGCCGCGAGAAAATCAACTTGCAATCAAGTTCTTGTTCTGA
- a CDS encoding DUF6644 family protein, protein MHILLHLCQWIYGTHLSTAIRESVWVFPIIESIHVLSIAVLVGTIAILDLRLLGLIMKREPVSGIARQVLPWTWTGFFIMFATGLLLTIAEAETNYYNWAFRIKLILLILVGLNPLIFHLTIYRKVNTWDISNVTPLRARIAATCSLTLWAGIIIAGRMIAYLH, encoded by the coding sequence ATGCATATTCTGCTACATCTATGTCAATGGATTTATGGAACCCACCTTTCGACCGCAATCCGTGAATCGGTATGGGTATTTCCTATTATTGAATCAATCCATGTGCTAAGTATCGCAGTGCTGGTTGGCACAATTGCCATTCTGGACCTTCGGTTACTGGGTCTGATCATGAAACGTGAGCCCGTCTCTGGAATTGCAAGGCAAGTGTTGCCGTGGACATGGACGGGGTTTTTTATCATGTTTGCTACTGGATTACTTCTTACGATCGCTGAGGCGGAAACCAACTATTACAATTGGGCATTTCGCATTAAATTAATCCTCCTCATCCTGGTTGGATTAAATCCACTCATCTTTCACCTCACAATCTATCGTAAGGTCAATACTTGGGATATCTCGAATGTAACCCCGCTCCGAGCTCGTATCGCAGCGACCTGCTCATTGACTCTTTGGGCCGGGATCATCATTGCCGGTCGAATGATTGCATACCTGCACTAA
- a CDS encoding DUF6644 family protein, whose protein sequence is MTILGFCHWLAKSHIGVIMRDSTWGFAIVEIGHLLALAMFGGAVLLVDLRLLGLGFKTQSKSQVARELLPLTVGGVIVMFVSGFLLMANGPIRYYYNPAFRLKICLFFLALCFHFTLQTRVARHTLDWENNSSWLKAGAIVSLILWFSIGLAGRAIGYV, encoded by the coding sequence ATGACTATTCTAGGATTCTGCCACTGGCTGGCCAAGTCCCACATCGGAGTCATCATGCGCGACTCGACATGGGGTTTCGCCATCGTCGAAATTGGCCATCTTCTCGCCCTTGCCATGTTTGGGGGTGCTGTCCTGTTAGTGGATCTACGACTTCTCGGCCTTGGATTCAAGACGCAATCAAAGTCTCAGGTAGCACGGGAATTACTGCCGTTGACAGTTGGAGGGGTGATTGTAATGTTTGTATCTGGATTTCTCCTCATGGCGAATGGCCCGATTCGTTATTACTACAATCCTGCGTTTCGGCTTAAAATATGTCTCTTTTTCCTTGCGCTATGCTTCCATTTCACACTTCAAACAAGAGTGGCGCGACACACACTTGATTGGGAAAACAATTCAAGCTGGCTAAAAGCTGGCGCGATAGTTTCTCTTATTTTATGGTTCAGCATTGGTCTGGCTGGTCGCGCAATTGGATATGTGTAG
- a CDS encoding carboxypeptidase regulatory-like domain-containing protein, which translates to MLRKMFVMLILLWSGTVLGQQATNAILLGSVVDTSHAAVANATVTVISTATSATTQIHTDNGGEYRTPPLAIGEYRVIVEAYGFKQFAVSKVLLSIGDVRKIDATLQPGNVSQVVTVSASGTVLHTSDSTSGTVIGNDQIVELPLSSANGRDYLQLATLSAGTAPAIAGVGISIGGQQGYNVGFLLDGIDNNAQFIRYTYGNQKEAIKPSIDAISQFQVVTNGYSAEYGRSSSGVVSVSTKSGTNQLHGTAYEFFRNDALDATPFFATKTPYSRNDFGASIGGPIIRDKVFAFGDFELLKLVQSATQHNTVPTAEERHGIFPGPVYDPATYGANTVNGLPARTAFKENSIPGSRIDPIAAKLLQLYPLPQTTGGLGCTTCNYDYVAPANQFPVKFDFRIDDILSTKQNAFFRWSTQNQHYPPTITLPPIGGIYYTAAEPTDDYGHSFAFGYDRIWSPTLISSVRTGWNYLKSVASSPTSPNLNAAIGFIGADTLVPGGLVSTSVTGFTTLGGGGKGNITSTETRQISGDLTWAHRTHNIRFGVQQYWLQTNFVSEQQSEGTLSFTGVFTRQTNSVAASAYGPLADFLLGIPASGNLSNVETVTDRQPLTHFFVLDDWTVSRRFTVNIGLRYELNRPPLDKGDQLANDNLDLTGTPVLILAGQGGNSRTSRSTIQPDHWQLAPRIGFAYSLPDDKTVIRGAYGFFYANTQQPGGMQSLQINPPFHLQIALSNAPTATNPSFTLQGGFPANSLSLANASSVLTVSDDTRGRWPRAQQWNVNVQRELPGHILFEIGYAGNDLTGAWMQYDANQAPPKSGNTNLNRPFQTLAVTGTPYTVSLADIVRIGKIGYSYYNALQTKVEKRYSGGVSILASYGYSRTIGLGENQSGGVQNSYDIQADKAVSSQDIAHHVTASAVYDLPFGRGKSFGSTWNRYANVALGGWSLDPILSFSTGLPFNLTVNGNPSNSGQGSLDGNNDRPNVVGDFRAAINPVIGSRTHTKSQWFNTAAFAPNAPYTFGDAARNLLRSSGGLNLDLAAHKKFQITERVITQLRLEAFNATNHDILAAPKAAVGTATFGQVTAAQNSARELQAGIKVLF; encoded by the coding sequence ATGTTGCGAAAAATGTTTGTAATGCTTATTTTGCTCTGGAGTGGAACGGTCCTGGGTCAACAGGCTACTAACGCTATCCTCCTGGGTTCGGTTGTTGATACGAGTCATGCAGCAGTAGCAAATGCCACTGTTACCGTGATTAGCACGGCTACATCCGCTACAACGCAAATCCATACGGACAACGGTGGAGAGTATCGGACCCCGCCTTTAGCGATCGGCGAATACCGAGTAATAGTCGAGGCTTACGGATTTAAACAGTTCGCTGTGAGCAAAGTGCTGCTGTCGATCGGCGACGTTCGCAAGATTGACGCGACGCTGCAGCCCGGTAACGTATCACAGGTCGTGACGGTCTCTGCATCGGGAACTGTTCTCCATACTTCCGACTCGACGAGCGGAACCGTCATTGGAAATGATCAGATTGTGGAGTTGCCGCTTAGCAGTGCGAATGGAAGAGATTATTTACAACTCGCGACGCTTTCAGCTGGCACTGCACCTGCAATTGCCGGGGTAGGAATCAGCATTGGTGGTCAGCAAGGCTATAACGTGGGCTTCCTGCTTGACGGAATCGATAATAACGCTCAATTTATCCGTTATACATATGGCAACCAAAAAGAGGCAATCAAACCTTCTATCGATGCCATCAGTCAATTTCAGGTGGTAACTAACGGTTATTCTGCAGAGTATGGCCGTTCCTCTTCTGGGGTCGTAAGTGTTTCCACAAAATCAGGAACAAATCAACTTCACGGCACTGCGTATGAGTTTTTTCGCAACGATGCCCTTGATGCGACTCCCTTCTTTGCGACTAAGACGCCTTATAGCCGCAATGACTTCGGAGCTAGTATCGGCGGCCCAATTATTCGTGACAAAGTATTTGCTTTTGGCGATTTTGAGCTATTGAAGCTGGTTCAAAGCGCTACCCAACATAACACGGTCCCAACTGCTGAGGAACGTCATGGGATCTTCCCGGGCCCGGTCTATGATCCTGCAACCTATGGTGCAAACACTGTCAATGGACTTCCTGCGCGAACAGCCTTTAAGGAGAACAGTATCCCCGGTTCCAGGATTGATCCTATTGCCGCTAAGCTATTGCAACTGTACCCATTACCACAAACGACCGGTGGTTTGGGCTGCACCACCTGCAACTACGACTATGTAGCTCCTGCAAATCAGTTTCCAGTAAAGTTCGATTTTCGTATCGATGACATCCTGTCTACTAAACAGAATGCATTCTTCAGATGGAGCACTCAAAATCAACATTACCCGCCAACTATCACGCTACCGCCGATTGGTGGCATTTACTATACGGCGGCCGAGCCTACGGATGATTATGGGCATTCCTTCGCTTTCGGCTACGACAGAATATGGTCTCCGACTCTAATCAGTTCTGTTCGTACGGGTTGGAACTACCTTAAGTCAGTTGCTTCCAGTCCCACGAGCCCTAATCTCAATGCCGCCATTGGTTTCATTGGAGCAGACACTCTCGTGCCCGGGGGGCTTGTAAGTACGAGCGTAACAGGATTTACGACATTGGGCGGCGGCGGCAAAGGCAATATTACTAGTACAGAAACTCGCCAGATATCTGGAGATCTGACCTGGGCACACCGTACGCACAATATCAGATTTGGTGTTCAACAATATTGGCTGCAGACAAACTTCGTCAGTGAGCAACAGTCAGAAGGAACGCTCAGCTTCACGGGAGTATTCACAAGGCAGACTAATAGTGTAGCCGCATCTGCATACGGACCGTTGGCAGACTTTCTCCTTGGCATCCCTGCATCGGGTAATCTTTCGAATGTTGAGACTGTCACCGATCGGCAGCCGCTCACGCACTTTTTTGTACTAGACGACTGGACAGTGAGCAGGCGCTTCACTGTGAATATTGGCCTTCGTTATGAATTGAACCGGCCGCCGTTAGACAAGGGCGATCAGTTGGCCAATGACAATCTGGATCTTACCGGAACTCCTGTTTTGATTCTGGCAGGTCAAGGCGGCAATAGCCGCACAAGCCGATCGACAATCCAGCCCGACCATTGGCAACTTGCTCCCAGAATTGGTTTTGCATATAGTCTGCCAGACGATAAGACCGTGATAAGAGGAGCATACGGCTTCTTCTATGCGAACACGCAACAGCCTGGGGGCATGCAGTCCTTGCAAATCAATCCTCCATTCCATTTGCAGATAGCGTTGTCGAATGCTCCCACCGCAACTAATCCTTCATTCACTCTTCAGGGAGGCTTTCCTGCCAATAGTCTGTCTCTCGCGAATGCATCGAGCGTGCTAACCGTATCAGATGATACCCGCGGTCGTTGGCCGCGAGCACAGCAATGGAATGTAAACGTTCAGCGTGAGTTGCCCGGGCACATTCTGTTTGAAATAGGGTACGCAGGAAATGATCTGACCGGTGCATGGATGCAATATGATGCAAACCAGGCTCCCCCAAAATCTGGAAACACGAATCTAAACCGACCTTTTCAGACCTTAGCGGTCACGGGAACACCGTACACCGTTTCGCTGGCGGACATCGTCCGCATCGGCAAGATCGGCTACAGCTACTACAACGCGTTACAGACAAAGGTGGAAAAACGCTACTCAGGCGGCGTGAGTATTCTGGCTTCCTATGGCTATTCCAGAACGATTGGGTTAGGAGAGAACCAATCAGGTGGAGTCCAGAATTCGTACGATATACAGGCAGATAAGGCAGTCTCAAGCCAGGACATAGCGCACCATGTCACCGCGAGTGCGGTATACGATCTCCCTTTTGGTCGCGGAAAGAGCTTTGGATCGACGTGGAATCGATATGCCAATGTGGCACTCGGAGGGTGGAGCCTTGATCCAATCCTGAGCTTTAGCACGGGACTACCGTTCAACCTTACCGTAAATGGAAATCCTTCGAATTCCGGTCAAGGCAGCTTGGATGGTAATAATGATAGGCCCAATGTCGTTGGAGATTTTCGCGCTGCCATCAACCCGGTAATCGGATCGCGTACGCACACGAAGTCGCAGTGGTTCAATACGGCAGCTTTTGCTCCTAATGCTCCGTACACCTTTGGCGATGCGGCGCGTAATCTACTGCGGTCCTCGGGGGGATTAAATCTGGATCTTGCGGCTCACAAGAAATTTCAAATCACAGAACGAGTGATCACACAGTTGCGGCTTGAAGCATTCAATGCCACGAACCATGACATCTTGGCCGCCCCCAAAGCGGCAGTCGGAACGGCGACATTCGGCCAGGTTACCGCAGCTCAGAATTCTGCTCGGGAATTGCAAGCCGGAATAAAGGTGTTGTTTTAG
- a CDS encoding DUF6152 family protein, with protein sequence MMKKLLLNAVLAIGVVAISTPAFAHHSFAAEYDASKPITLHGKLTKLSWVNPHGWIYVDVANPDKTVTSWAVEFGGPNALLRRGLRETDFPLGIELTVNGYLSKNGKKIINGTSVKLPDGRSLFTGSVGTGAPGDPGDKE encoded by the coding sequence ATGATGAAGAAGTTATTACTTAATGCTGTTCTAGCTATAGGCGTAGTTGCGATTTCTACTCCCGCCTTTGCGCATCATTCGTTTGCGGCTGAATACGACGCGAGTAAGCCCATTACTCTACACGGGAAGCTTACTAAGCTGTCCTGGGTTAATCCGCATGGGTGGATTTATGTCGACGTTGCTAATCCGGATAAAACGGTTACGAGTTGGGCCGTTGAATTTGGTGGCCCAAATGCGCTTCTTCGGCGCGGTCTTCGCGAGACCGATTTTCCACTCGGTATTGAACTAACTGTGAATGGTTATCTCTCTAAGAATGGAAAAAAAATTATTAACGGTACTTCAGTCAAACTACCCGATGGCCGGAGTCTCTTTACAGGGTCGGTGGGGACTGGTGCACCAGGCGATCCCGGCGACAAAGAATAA
- a CDS encoding YeiH family protein, whose amino-acid sequence MAISAETELPDLRNEYPPHAPGTIPAERTTLLGLFPGVALLAVVGYAGKFVEHFLNTYTKAHHITFPNIEYVLWAIVFGIVISNTVGLPRIFRPGVATYEFWLKAGIILLGARFILGDILRLGGLSLVLVFIALALSITFMTWLGHAFNLSPKLTTLLAVGSSICGVSAIIATQGAIDADEKDSSTAIAAILALGALSLFTFPLIGHALHMSDHAYGLWAGLAVDNTAEATAAGALYSDAAGKFAVLAKTCRNALIGFIVLAYAIQWARKGLANEATTNQLQHKALFLWQKFPKFVLGFIFISLLATLGASSNPVVAQLGFTQVELTALGNLSRWAFLLTFAGVGLRTNLRELFKQGSRPLIVSALGEIAIAIITLVLILGASRIYHL is encoded by the coding sequence ATGGCAATCTCAGCCGAGACCGAACTACCAGACCTTCGCAATGAATACCCGCCACACGCTCCCGGTACGATTCCCGCAGAACGTACAACTCTTCTTGGTCTTTTCCCTGGCGTTGCATTGCTCGCCGTGGTCGGTTACGCGGGCAAGTTCGTGGAGCACTTCCTCAATACCTACACTAAAGCTCACCACATTACCTTTCCGAACATCGAATATGTTCTCTGGGCCATCGTCTTCGGGATTGTTATATCCAATACCGTTGGGCTTCCGCGCATCTTCCGCCCCGGAGTGGCAACTTACGAATTCTGGCTCAAAGCTGGAATCATTCTTCTCGGTGCCCGATTCATTCTTGGAGACATTCTGCGTCTTGGTGGACTCTCGCTTGTTCTGGTCTTTATCGCTCTTGCGCTCTCAATTACATTTATGACGTGGCTTGGCCATGCCTTCAACCTCAGTCCAAAACTAACAACTTTGCTCGCAGTCGGCTCCAGCATTTGCGGGGTGTCAGCCATCATCGCCACGCAAGGCGCCATTGATGCCGACGAAAAGGATTCTTCTACTGCTATTGCTGCTATCTTGGCGTTAGGTGCTCTTTCTCTTTTCACCTTTCCTCTCATAGGTCATGCTCTCCACATGTCGGACCATGCTTATGGTCTCTGGGCTGGACTCGCTGTCGATAATACCGCCGAAGCCACCGCTGCCGGAGCTCTTTACTCAGATGCCGCCGGTAAGTTTGCTGTTCTAGCCAAGACATGCCGTAATGCCCTTATTGGTTTTATTGTCCTTGCCTATGCGATCCAGTGGGCACGCAAAGGTCTAGCGAACGAAGCCACTACGAACCAGCTTCAACACAAGGCTTTATTTCTCTGGCAGAAGTTTCCGAAATTCGTTCTCGGCTTTATCTTCATTTCGTTGCTCGCTACGCTAGGGGCTTCCAGTAACCCTGTCGTCGCGCAATTAGGCTTCACACAAGTTGAACTTACAGCACTCGGTAACCTAAGCCGTTGGGCCTTTCTACTCACTTTTGCGGGCGTAGGATTACGCACCAACCTTCGAGAGCTCTTCAAGCAAGGCTCACGCCCTCTGATCGTAAGCGCTCTGGGTGAAATTGCCATAGCTATCATTACCCTTGTACTGATTCTCGGAGCCAGCCGGATCTATCATCTCTAA